The DNA sequence AACTTTCAAAAATGACTTTCAAACCAGTTTTAATTTGCGTTTCATATTTCAGGTTGCAATGCTCGATATTGGTGTCCCGTCAGTAATGTTCGTTACAAATAGCTTATCTGACTCAGGTTCCCCGATCAAGTCACTCTATGTGAAATCTTCTTCAGCTCCCACTGACTCAAAAAGTGATCCAACTAATCAGAATTCCATAAATTCTGAAGAAGATTTAATCTTGTGCGCAATGACCAAGGATGGACAGACCATTCTTTTGGATGGCAATACTGGGAAAATAGTCGCCTCATGCTTGAGACCTCAAAAGAACCCAACTGCGATTTGTATGCACATTATAGGTAGGTTTCTGATACTAACTTAAAAGTGTGTTTTCTTATGCATCTAG is a window from the Camelina sativa cultivar DH55 unplaced genomic scaffold, Cs unpScaffold04687, whole genome shotgun sequence genome containing:
- the LOC104774696 gene encoding uncharacterized protein LOC104774696 — encoded protein: MLDIGVPSVMFVTNSLSDSGSPIKSLYVKSSSAPTDSKSDPTNQNSINSEEDLILCAMTKDGQTILLDGNTGKIVASCLRPQKNPTAICMHIIEDCYENSETPSAKPAGKITGKEKNGNRSHIIDASESHSPVGEQNPVTETKFVDQRFANSLFLICYEDALR